GTGGCGCATGCCGCCATCGGCCGCAATCACACGGCTATTGACGACCGCCCGTTTCAGACGATCGGACACCGCGACATCGCCGCCAAGCAGAATGGTGAAGCGCTCTTTGTTCATGCCCTGCCTTACCGCACCTCGGCCGAAAATGGAAAGCCGAAACCCCGATGAAATCAGCCTATATTGATTTTCGCCGGCTTCGGGATTATGAAACGCCTCAGTGGTGATTTGCCGACCGGCTTGCAGCCACTTTAAAGAAGTCGCTAAAGGGTCGAGGAAAAGGGCAATTTCCTGGGACCGGCCGCGATTTCGCTGCCGGTTTTTTTGTTTTCGCAACGTTCTTTACGTGATCCGGAAAAGAGAGTTCGACATGCCGATCAAGATTCCCGATACCCTTCCCGCCTTTGAGACCCTCGTTCATGAGGGTGTGCGGGTCATGACCGAAACGGCGGCCATCCGGCAGGATATTCGCCCGCTCCAGATCGGGCTTCTGAACCTCATGCCGAACAAGATCAAGACGGAAATCCAGATGGCGCGTCTTGTTGGCGCCTCGCCGCTGCAGGTGGAATTGTCGCTCATCCGCATCGGCGGTCACCGCGCCAAGAATACGCCGGAAGAACATCTCCTCTCCTTCTACCAGACCTGGGAAGAGGTCCGTCACCGCAAGTTCGACGGCTTCATCATCACCGGCGCACCGATCGAACTGCTAGATTATGAAGATGTGACTTACTGGAACGAGATGCAGCAGATTTTCGAATGGACGCAGACCAACGTCCATTCGACTCTGAATGTCTGCTGGGGCGCAATGGCCGCCATCTACCATTTCCACGGGGTGCCGAAATACGAGTTGAAGGAAAAGGCTTTCGGGGTTTATCGCCACCGCAACCTTAGCCCCTCATCGATTTACCTTAACGGTTTTTCAGACGATTTTCAGGTTCCGGTGTCGCGTTGGACGGAAGTGCGCCGCGCCGATATCGAAAAACACCCCGAGCTGGAAATCCTGATGGAGTCCGACGAGATGGGCGTGTGCCTGGCGCATGAGAAAGCCGGAAATCGGCTCTATATGTTTAACCACGTTGAATATGATTCCACTTCGCTTGCGGATGAATATTTCCGTGATGTGAACTCCGGTGTCCCCATCAAGCTGCCGCATGATTATTTTCCCCACAATGATCCGGAGCTTGCCCCGCTGAACCGCTGGCGCAGCCACGCCCATCTGTTTTTCGGAAACTGGATCAACGAGATATACCAGACGACGCCTTATGACCCCCAAGCCATCGGGAAACTGGCGGCGTAAACTGCGGGATTGCGAATTGCCGGAAAATGACGCAACGTCCGCCCGGCAATTTGCGATACCAGGGAGAATGACGAGATGAGCGACGGTGCGGCACGAGAAGATTTTGGTTTCACGGCGACCGGCGAAAAGGTCGAACGCGTCACCATCTCGAAAGACGGTTTGACGGCGAAAGTCATCACCTGGGGCGCTGTTATCCAGGATCTGCGGCTTGACGGCCACCAGGCCCCGTTGGTGCTTGGCTTCGACAAATTCGAGGATTACAAATACTCCTCCTATTTCGGCGCCACGCCCGGCCGCAATGCCAACCGTATCGGCAACGGCAGGTTCGCGATCGACGGCCATGAATACCAGCTAGAACTGAACGAAAAGGGCGTGACCCATCTGCACGGCGGCAGCGACGGCATGGGCAAGCGCAACTGGATGCTGATGGAGCATGGCGAAAGCCACGCCGTCCTGCAGATTATCGACCCCGATGGACGCGCCGGTTATCCCGGCAATTGCACGGTCACTGCTACCTATACGATCCGCGATGGCGGCGTGCTTTCGGTTGTTTATGAAACGGTGACCGACCAGCCGACCATCGCCAATGTGTGCCAGCACTCCTATTTCAACCTCGACGGCGCGGATACCGCACTTGGCCATGAGATCAGCATCGCCGCTGACTTTTACCTGCCGACCAACGAACAGCAGATACCGACCGGCGAAATCCGCTCCGTCGAAGGCACCGTCTTCGACCTGCGCCACCCGACGCCGATGCGGCGCAAGGAGAATGGCGAACAGGTTCTCTACGACCACAATTTCTGCCTTTCGCCCGAGCGTCGCGCCAAGCGCAAGGTCGCCCGCGCCTATTCACCTGCCTCCGATATCGCCCTTGAAGTCCACACGACAGAGCCCGGTGTGCAGTTCTATTCAGCCTTCAAGCTCGACGTTCCCGTTCCGGGCCTCGATGGCCGCCATTATGGCCCCTTCGCCGGTTTCTGCCTTGAAACGCAGATTTGGCCCGATGCCGTCAATCACCCGGATTTTCCGCACGCCATCCTGCGGCCGGGCGAAACGCTGCGTCAGGAAACGGATTATATTTTCAGGAAGGGCTGAGGCAGAGGGTCGGGATCAGTCAAGCACGCAGGATCAGTCAAGCACGCAGCCGACATAGCCGCCCGAGGCGCGGGCCCGACGCTCGATAAGGCCGGCCAGCCGCTGCAGGCCGCGCCCGGGTTTGCTCGCCACGCGATCAATCGGATTGGGCAGGGAGACAGCCAGCAACGCCGCCTGACGGGAGCTAAGCTTGGCGGCCGGTATCTTGAAATGATGCTGGGCGGCCGCCTCGATGCCGTAAATGCCCGGGCCCCATTCGGCGACGTTGAGATAAATCTCCATCATCCGCTTTTTCGACCAGACGAAATCAGCCGCGATTGCCAGCGGCAGTTCCAGCCCTTTCCGCAGGAATGAGCGACCGTTCCATAAAAACAGGTTCTTGGCCGTCTGCATCGGAATGGTGCTGGCACCGCGGGTGGAGGCCCCATCCAGTGCATTGCTGACCACGGACTGCATCTGGTTCCAGTCCACGCCGCCGTGGAAACAGAATTGCCCATCCTCGGACATCATCACGGATTGCACGAGGCGCGGCGAAATATCCTCGAGCGGCACCCAGCGCCTGTCATAACCCTGAAGGGTCACGAGATCGGCAAGCATCAGCGTTGAAACAGGTCGGATGAACGGCAACGCATAAACCGGGATCAGCAAATAGGGCAGGATCAGCAAAGCCAGCAAGGTCATGATGATGCGCTTTGCCAACGTGCGAAAATCCACCTTCGGACTGCTCCGGTCTTCCGCCAGCACGGCGTATTCTGCGTCGCTTTCAGGCGTACTGCTCAATATCCGTCCCCGCGCCCGCGCCAATTGAAGCCTTTCATAGTCCATTGCCGTCTTCAAGGCGAGTCCGGTCACGCTGTTGCGCCTTCGGAATCACGAAAAGGTTTGCCTGCATTCGTCCGGCATGCCAAAGAGCGCGCATGGACGCTCAGATGACGAATTTCGAAACGCGGCTGCGCGAAAACGCGGCGAAAACCGAAGCGCTGCTTGGCCACCTGCTTTCCGGCGAGGCGCGCGCGGACGAGATCACACGCCCGCAAAACCTGCTAGAGGCCATGCGCCATGGCGTGCTGAACGGCGGCAAACGCCTGCGGCCTTTTCTTGTCATCGAGAGTGTCGCCCTTCTGGGCGGAGATGCCGAAGCCGGCCTCCACGTCGGCGCAGCACTCGAATGCCTCCATTGTTATTCGCTTGTCCATGACGATCTGCCAGCCATGGACGACGACGACCTGCGCCGTGGCCAGCCGACCGTGCACCGCAAATTCGACGAGGCAACCGCCATCCTCGCCGGTGACAGCCTGCTGACGCTTGCTTTCGACATAATCGCCTCGGATGACAATCCGCTGGCGGCCGAGCGCAAGGCCGCCCTCGTTATCTCGCTCGCGCGTGCCGCCGGTATTGGTGGCATGGCTGGCGGGCAGGCCCTTGATCTCGCTGCCGAAAAGAAAGCGCCCGACGAGGATGGCATTATTACATTGCAGGCTATGAAAACCGGTGCCTTGCTGCGTTTCGCCTGTGAGGCCGGCGCGATCATTGCCGGCAGCAATCAAGCCGAAAGGCAGCGACTGCGCCTCTTCGGCGAAAAGATTGGCCTTTCCTTCCAGCTTGCCGACGATCTTCTGGATCTGACCGCCGATGCCGCCACCATGGGCAAGGCGACCGGCAAGGATGCCGCACGCGGCAAGGGCACGCTGGTGGCCTTACGCGGCGAAGCATGGGCACGCGAAAAGCTTCAGGAGCAGGTGGCGGAAGCCAGCGAACTCCTCGCCCCCTACGGCGAAAAGGCCGCGATTCTCATCGCGGCCGCAAGATTCATCGCCGAACGGAAAAGCTGACCTCTCAGCTTTTCATCATCCAATCAGCCCTTGAGCGGCGAAATCAGCACTTCGACGCGGCGGTTCTGCGCACGACCATCCGACGTGGCATTCGAAGCAATCGGCTGAGACGGGCCGAAGCCGAGCGTCGAAATACGGCGCTGGTCGACGCCGCGTGCACCGAGATAATTGGCGACAGAGGCAGCACGACGCTCGGAGAGCGCCTGGTTATGCTGCAGGCTGCCGGTGGAATCGGTGTGGCCGTTGATGTCGATCAGCGTACGGTTGAACTTGTTCAGTACGATGGCGACAGAATCGAGTGTCTGGTAGAACGGCGGAATGACCTGGTCCTGATCCGTGGCAAAGGTGATGTTGGATGGCATGTTGAGGACGATGCTGTCACCGCGGCGGGTCACCGAAACGCCGGTTCCCTGAAGCTGGGCGCGAAGCTCGGCTTCCTGCCCGTCCATGTAGTTGCCGATGGCGCCGCCAGCGAGAGCACCGATGCCCGCACCGATCAGCGCGGCGTTGCGGCGACCAACCGGCGAGCCGCCGACAGCCAAACCACCGAGAGCACCAACGACAGCGCCGATGCCGGCACCGCCGGCCGTGTTCGACATCTTCTGCTCGCCCGTATAGGGATCAGTGGTGGTGCAGGCGGAAAGATAGGTGCCGCAAAGGGCGACGATCGCGATTTTTTTGATCATTTTTCTGGATGCTCCGAGAGGTTCAGGAGGTATGACAGTGAAATTCAGGCCGTTGCAACTTACGCATTACTCCGCCGCATCTTTCTGGCCAAAACGCTTTTCGATGTAATCGATCACAAGCGCTTCAAAATCGGCGGCGATATTGGGACCACGTAGCGTGAGAGCCTTTTCGCCATCGATGAAAACAGGTGCAGCCGGGCTTTCGCCGGTTCCGGGCAGTGAAATGCCGATATCGGCATGTTTGCTTTCACCGGGGCCGTTGACGATGCAGCCCATGACGGCGACGTTGAGCGCCTCGACCCCTGGATATTTTTCACGCCAGATCGGCATGTTCTTGCGGATGTCGTTCTGGATGTTCTGCGCCAGTTCCTGAAATACCGTGGACGTGGTGCGCCCGCAGCCGGGACATGCCGCAACGACCGGGATGAACTGCCGAAAGCCCATGACCTGCAGCAGTTCCTGCGCCACCTGCACCTCACGGGTGCGGTCGCCATTCGGCTCAGGCGTCAGCGAAACGCGGATCGTATCGCCAATGCCATGCTGCAGCACGTAACCCATGGCAGCTGACGAAGCGACGATGCCCTTCGAACCCATGCCCGCCTCGGTCAAGCCCAAATGCAGGGCGTGATTGGATCGTTCCGACAGCATCGAATAAACGGCGATCAGGTCCTGCACCTGACTGACCTTGGCCGACAGGATGATGCGGTTGCGCGGCAGGCCGATCTCTTCGGCAAGCTCGGCGGAAATCAGTGCCGACTGAACGATGGCTTCCCGCGTAACCTGACGGGCGGAGAGCGGAAAACCCTGCTCCTTGTTTCTGTCCATCAGCGTCGTCAGCAGTTCCTGATCGAGCGACCCCCAGTTGACGCCGATGCGGACGGGCTTGTCATAACGGATCGCCATTTCGACGATCTCGCCGAACTGCTTGTCCTTCTTGTCCTTGAAACCGACATTGCCGGGATTGATGCGGTATTTGGCCAGCGCTTCCGCACAGGCCGGATGATCGGCCAGAAGCTTATGGCCGATATAGTGAAAATCACCGATCAGCGGCACATCCATGCCAAGTCGTAGCAGCCGCTCGCGGATTTTCGGCACGGCGGCAGCACTTTCGTCTCGGTCGACGGTAATGCGCACCATTTCCGAACCGGCCTGGAAAAGTGCCGCCACTTGGCGGACGGTGGCGTCGATGTCAGCCGTATCGGTATTGGTCATCGACTGCACCACGACGGGTGCACCGCCTCCCACGATAACGCCGCCTACGTCGACAGCGACGGATGCGCGGCGGGGCTTCGGGTCGTAATCGGCAGGTGAATTCATGGCGGTCTCTGGAGCTTGCGGCAAGGTCTTGCAATTGAGGTGAAACAAGGGGGCTTGCTTGTCAACACCCAACGCGCTGGAGCTTCTACTTTACCGCAATCATGGCAAAATTCGAGACGCCTATTCCTTGCCAGCACCATCCGCATGGCGAGCGAGCCGCGAAAGCAGCAAAACCACCACATGCAGCAGAGGCAGCGCCATGAAGACACTGG
This window of the Agrobacterium fabrum str. C58 genome carries:
- the metA gene encoding homoserine O-acetyltransferase MetA, translating into MPIKIPDTLPAFETLVHEGVRVMTETAAIRQDIRPLQIGLLNLMPNKIKTEIQMARLVGASPLQVELSLIRIGGHRAKNTPEEHLLSFYQTWEEVRHRKFDGFIITGAPIELLDYEDVTYWNEMQQIFEWTQTNVHSTLNVCWGAMAAIYHFHGVPKYELKEKAFGVYRHRNLSPSSIYLNGFSDDFQVPVSRWTEVRRADIEKHPELEILMESDEMGVCLAHEKAGNRLYMFNHVEYDSTSLADEYFRDVNSGVPIKLPHDYFPHNDPELAPLNRWRSHAHLFFGNWINEIYQTTPYDPQAIGKLAA
- a CDS encoding aldose epimerase family protein, yielding MSDGAAREDFGFTATGEKVERVTISKDGLTAKVITWGAVIQDLRLDGHQAPLVLGFDKFEDYKYSSYFGATPGRNANRIGNGRFAIDGHEYQLELNEKGVTHLHGGSDGMGKRNWMLMEHGESHAVLQIIDPDGRAGYPGNCTVTATYTIRDGGVLSVVYETVTDQPTIANVCQHSYFNLDGADTALGHEISIAADFYLPTNEQQIPTGEIRSVEGTVFDLRHPTPMRRKENGEQVLYDHNFCLSPERRAKRKVARAYSPASDIALEVHTTEPGVQFYSAFKLDVPVPGLDGRHYGPFAGFCLETQIWPDAVNHPDFPHAILRPGETLRQETDYIFRKG
- the mtgA gene encoding monofunctional biosynthetic peptidoglycan transglycosylase encodes the protein MTLLALLILPYLLIPVYALPFIRPVSTLMLADLVTLQGYDRRWVPLEDISPRLVQSVMMSEDGQFCFHGGVDWNQMQSVVSNALDGASTRGASTIPMQTAKNLFLWNGRSFLRKGLELPLAIAADFVWSKKRMMEIYLNVAEWGPGIYGIEAAAQHHFKIPAAKLSSRQAALLAVSLPNPIDRVASKPGRGLQRLAGLIERRARASGGYVGCVLD
- a CDS encoding polyprenyl synthetase family protein, whose translation is MDAQMTNFETRLRENAAKTEALLGHLLSGEARADEITRPQNLLEAMRHGVLNGGKRLRPFLVIESVALLGGDAEAGLHVGAALECLHCYSLVHDDLPAMDDDDLRRGQPTVHRKFDEATAILAGDSLLTLAFDIIASDDNPLAAERKAALVISLARAAGIGGMAGGQALDLAAEKKAPDEDGIITLQAMKTGALLRFACEAGAIIAGSNQAERQRLRLFGEKIGLSFQLADDLLDLTADAATMGKATGKDAARGKGTLVALRGEAWAREKLQEQVAEASELLAPYGEKAAILIAAARFIAERKS
- a CDS encoding OmpA family protein, whose translation is MIKKIAIVALCGTYLSACTTTDPYTGEQKMSNTAGGAGIGAVVGALGGLAVGGSPVGRRNAALIGAGIGALAGGAIGNYMDGQEAELRAQLQGTGVSVTRRGDSIVLNMPSNITFATDQDQVIPPFYQTLDSVAIVLNKFNRTLIDINGHTDSTGSLQHNQALSERRAASVANYLGARGVDQRRISTLGFGPSQPIASNATSDGRAQNRRVEVLISPLKG
- the ispG gene encoding flavodoxin-dependent (E)-4-hydroxy-3-methylbut-2-enyl-diphosphate synthase, whose protein sequence is MNSPADYDPKPRRASVAVDVGGVIVGGGAPVVVQSMTNTDTADIDATVRQVAALFQAGSEMVRITVDRDESAAAVPKIRERLLRLGMDVPLIGDFHYIGHKLLADHPACAEALAKYRINPGNVGFKDKKDKQFGEIVEMAIRYDKPVRIGVNWGSLDQELLTTLMDRNKEQGFPLSARQVTREAIVQSALISAELAEEIGLPRNRIILSAKVSQVQDLIAVYSMLSERSNHALHLGLTEAGMGSKGIVASSAAMGYVLQHGIGDTIRVSLTPEPNGDRTREVQVAQELLQVMGFRQFIPVVAACPGCGRTTSTVFQELAQNIQNDIRKNMPIWREKYPGVEALNVAVMGCIVNGPGESKHADIGISLPGTGESPAAPVFIDGEKALTLRGPNIAADFEALVIDYIEKRFGQKDAAE